The following are encoded together in the Plasmodium brasilianum strain Bolivian I chromosome 10, whole genome shotgun sequence genome:
- a CDS encoding zinc finger protein, with protein MECVSFDNRNSYNAVCNNELINGNVESYNSYPNSNNNKQIEINTYKKKFENVNNCERNGKEEIRINNRKDEGKKMNYNNPCSENKVVGNFKTTQDYSANNQKNKKNIRAKNFSKGKGEFNNFFYEDKDINNKYMGKERNLEKHNGYEYNGEKGLNDFRLKKNSALRSCYNNNRNNNSNNNSNNNSNNNNSSYNNHSSCNGNNGVSNNNNGISNIGIINNSSDKIYNMNKVFSKNNSNPNMNTSEGVGEQCGKNVFNNNESILSTTEKCSLNTFGNKNRRRYDHQKKQTFHFMSKNRESSVYNEKNDNVDSIKNDDNNTSSEYFDRNNDVNSSIKRKSKNEESSINNNKNVDNKRSNFMGKSKSFNRNNIYEKKEVKQFTYTSSQDITQEKDYTNMPTKSCSNNHFKSKERKMDSVIYMPSREANYDFKSALNVQFCKTKMCPYMNTKEKCKRFSNNMCPYAHDKSELKPIPNLYKTAMCRNFMKNLCFKSKKECNFAHHVEELRSTDEFYKTTLCKFFLNGYCKADTNCRHAHGHKELKYRSGNNIFQDSGNINNNRVNTNMNINMNSDDDNYDIKEINEDSENSKSDINNKDSLNNLKSLENYSLNESKGSTTIREVEESVLSMYDMKKDNNQKKRENFLNNSRKLMSISTKDTYCFLSNDLSKDELSSLGEDENQSQKTNEDAIFPKRSERAKLNSSDISKGYFKDGGYNLELPIILKEDDYPCDDINSENVHKSRVLREEENIINKDEEEAVNNIAENECENIKDEKCVNEEDVEVRDAKKVDGEEEVNQMKQVDVKSENEDKCLPLSKLRKNSNRMLSGIASFQKVDEKISNNDKIQTDKNELSSNVIGRNFDASVVHTKFEELKMNKNNMNSDFYVKNGKKSDTEDDIKGGIPNSDDSLKGTHEKTANGKFNRNVDVNVDANVDANVDVNVDVNVDVNVDNKNISNEIGHGRQPNVTKLNENNRINYNIDMDNTSTNNHEYDNSYGNRDSNTQNYQKKKNFSLEYNKNGYKNRRSLNNNNNNSNNSSNMNNNNNNYNYNYNNSTGNDFNYYYNNVSKNCVNNINTNNSNVMYAHGRYNNNIYEGNYCDSNNYGRNDYGRNDCDSNSYNNSSNNSRSYKNSINNNRSNNNNSNNNCINNNSNNNNSNNNNSSNDNNFIINNNLRSLNMSNNCISNNNIVDNDTINYNNNIGSSNTDHIYNYTNNFRSYNSTMGNVNRYMNTNNFPYINVKQNNNYDITNSIANNKNSNTANSNNNCSYNSHDYSPPTLNNIEKASKYFRGKKRIAQNCMSFETRNSSNLDNRNFDSRNLDNNLENIIQENNSSNNSNNCNMNADGNHMSNGFNFSKYVHNPDNHNNRHRKIYNDMYINKGNNNGNSNGNNNGYNNASNVNYNCIYDYDGSHINTNNTCMENSGNTYYNNIDPILHNNMYNNMVHNNVYNNSYNSYKGFDTKTLANGNISGNINSNSYEGKQRKNLINNNAYNETCYKDSQENSTIIINKTKITACNNTNLNNETNLSNDNMLYKNNKYYSPRNLKNEKIQSGRVLTADKLKKHNNDELNIPSKILDHYCKSEKEYKESNNREQNTNEEKGSTLYYMHNNNNIKKNTVNTGNEHTHMYDNSCHNICEQNCSSSNYSTFKTLTSFISPLKGSSTEERARVKKQFVQYDKEKKENVILEKTKSQNCILQNNILEKSGSHNIISQSTNSEYEDTPYMSLQNNCSPDDTSQNNVHERNSKSKKYSTNEQLKTCVSCYQYIKKVAPFEVSLIELSCLNCGQLIKKSLCQMIIELLKPQVQYLISDINFYVQYYQD; from the coding sequence atggagTGTGTTTCATTTGATAATAGAAATTCATATAATGCTGTATGCaataatgaattaataaatgGTAATGTAGAATCGTATAATTCGTATCcaaacagtaataataataaacaaattgaAATTAACacttataaaaagaaatttgaAAATGTCAATAATTGTGAACGAAATGGAAAAGAggaaataagaataaataacagaaaagatgaaggaaaaaaaatgaattataataatcCATGTTCTGAAAATAAAGTTGTTGGTAATTTTAAAACCACACAGGATTATTCAGCTAATAatcaaaaaaacaaaaaaaatatacgtgCAAAAAATTTTTCCAAAGGTAAAGGTGAGTTCAAcaactttttttatgaagataaagatattaataataagtatatgggaaaagaaagaaatttaGAAAAGCATAATGGATATGAATATAATGGCGAAAAGGGATTGAATGATTTTCGTTTGAAAAAGAATAGTGCCTTAAGAagttgttataataataatagaaataataacagtaataataacagtaataacaacagtaataacaataatagcaGTTATAATAACCACAGTAGTTGTAATGGTAATAATGGcgttagtaataataataatggtatCAGTAATATCggcattattaataatagcaGTGACAAGATCTATAATATGAACAAGGTATTTAGCAAGAATAATTCAAATCCAAACATGAACACGTCAGAGGGTGTAGGAGAACAATGCggcaaaaatgtatttaataataatgaaagtaTCTTATCAACCACTGAAAAATGTAGTTTGAATACCtttggaaataaaaatagaagaagaTATGATCATCAAAAAAAGCAAACATTCCATTTTATGAGTAAAAATAGAGAAAGTAGCGTctacaatgaaaaaaatgataatgtagattctattaaaaatgatgataataataccTCATCTGAATATTTTGATCGAAATAATGATGTTAACAGTAGTATTAAACgtaaaagcaaaaatgaagaaagcagtataaataataataaaaatgtagacAACAAAAGAAGTAACTTTATGGGGAAAAGTAAATCTTTcaatagaaataatatttatgaaaaaaaagaagttaaaCAGTTTACTTATACCTCTAGTCAAGACATTACACAAGAAAAGGATTACACAAATATGCCTACAAAAAGTTGTTCCAATAATCATTTCAAATCAAAAGAGAGAAAAATGGAttctgttatatatatgccaaGTAGAGAGGCAAATTATGATTTTAAAAGTGCCTTAAATGTTCAATTTTGTAAAACGAAAATGTGTCCATATATGAATACTAAAGAGAAATGTAAAAGGTTTTCAAATAATATGTGCCCATATGCACATGATAAAAGTGAATTGAAGCCTATTCCTAATTTATACAAAACAGCGATGTGTcgtaattttatgaaaaatttatgttttaaatcGAAGAAAGAATGCAATTTTGCACACCATGTTGAAGAACTTAGATCAACTGATGAATTTTACAAAACGACATTATGTAAGTTCTTTCTCAATGGATATTGTAAGGCAGATACAAATTGTAGGCATGCACATGGTCATaaggaattaaaatatagatctggaaataatatattccaAGATAGTgggaatattaataataacagagTGAATAcgaatatgaatataaatatgaatagtGATGATGATAATTATGATATCAAGGAAATTAATGAAGATTCAGAAAATTCCAAAAGTgacattaataataaagattCACTGAATAATTTGAAGTCGTTGGAAAACTATTCTCTGAATGAAAGTAAGGGTAGTACAACAATAAGAGAGGTGGAAGAAAGTGTTTTAAGCATGTatgatatgaaaaaagataataatcagaaaaaaagagaaaattttcttaataattcACGTAAACTTATGTCTATTAGTACGAAGGATacatattgttttttatcaAACGATTTATCAAAAGATGAATTGTCTTCCCTAGGTGAGGATGAAAATCAAAGccaaaaaacaaatgaagaTGCTATTTTTCCTAAGAGAAGTGAAAGAGCAAAATTGAATAGTTCTGATATTTCAAAAGGTTACTTTAAAGATGGAGGATATAATTTAGAATTGCCTATTATATTAAAGGAAGATGATTATCCTTGTGATGATATAAATAGTGAGAATGTACATAAATCTCGAGTACTACGGGAAGAGgagaatataattaataaggACGAAGAAGAAGCAGTTAATAATATAGCAGAGAATGAgtgtgaaaatataaaagatgaaAAGTGTGTAAATGAGGAAGATGTAGAAGTAAGAGATGCAAAAAAAGTAGATGGAGAAGAGGAAGTTAATCAAATGAAACAGGTTGATGTAAAATCGGAAAATGAGGACAAATGTTTACCTCTTtcaaaattaagaaaaaatagtaacaGAATGTTGAGTGGAATTGCATCGTTTCAAAAAGTAGATGAGAAAATATcgaataatgataaaatacaAACAGATAAAAACGAGTTGAGTAGTAATGTTATTGGTAGAAATTTTGATGCATCTGTTGTTCATACTAAATTTGAAGAgctaaaaatgaacaaaaataatatgaactcTGACTTTTACGTAAAGAATGGAAAGAAAAGTGACACTGAGGATGACATAAAGGGTGGCATACCAAATAGCGATGATAGTTTAAAAGGGACTCATGAAAAAACAGCAAATGGAAAATTTAATAGAAATGTTGATGTTAATGTTGATGCTAATGTTGATGCTAATGTTGATGTTAATGTTGATGTTAATGTTGATGTTAATGttgataacaaaaatataagcaatGAAATAGGGCATGGAAGACAACCCAATGTTACCaagttaaatgaaaataatagaattaattataatattgatATGGATAACACTAGTACTAATAACCATGAATACGATAACAGTTATGGTAATAGAGATAGTAATACGCAGAActatcaaaagaaaaaaaacttcTCGCTGGAATATAACAAGAATggttataaaaatagaagaagtttgaataacaacaataataatagcaataacagtagcaatatgaataataataataataattataattacaattataataattccaCTGGTAAtgattttaattattattacaacaatgtaagtaaaaattgtgtaaataatataaataccaATAACAGCAATGTGATGTATGCCCATGGAAGgtataataacaatatttatGAGGGTAATTATTGTGATAGTAACAATTATGGAAGAAACGACTACGGCAGGAATGACTGTGACAGTAACAGTTATaacaatagtagtaataacagTAGGAGTTATAAGAACAGCATCAATAACAACAGAAGCAATAACAACAACAGTAATAACAACTGCATTAATAACAACAgcaataataacaacagcaataataacaacagCAGTAATGACAATAACTTTATTATCAATAACAACTTGAGAAGCCTGAACATGAGTAATAATTGCATAAGCAATAATAACATCGTGGATAATGATACcattaattataacaacaaCATAGGTAGTTCTAATACGGatcacatatataattataccaATAATTTTAGGAGTTATAATAGTACTATGGGGAATGTAAATAGATACATGAATACGAATAATTTTCcgtatataaatgtaaaacaaaataataattatgatattacTAACTCAATAgccaataataaaaacagcAATACTgctaatagtaataataattgtagtTACAATTCACACGACTATTCTCCACCtactttaaataatatagaaaaagcGAGTAAATATTTCAGAGGTAAAAAAAGGATTGCGCAGAACTGTATGTCATTCGAAACACGTAATAGTAGCAATTTAGACAATCGAAATTTTGACAGTCGCAATTTAGATAacaatttagaaaatattatcCAAGAAAATAAcagcagtaataatagtaataactgTAACATGAATGCAGATGGTAATCATATGTCTAATGGTTTTAATTTCAGtaagtatgtacataatccagacaatcataataataggcataggaaaatatataatgacaTGTACATCAATAAGGGCAATAATAACGGTAACAGtaatggaaataataatgGCTATAATAATGCTAGTAACGTTAATTATAATTGCATTTATGACTATGATGGTAGTCACATTAATACAAACAACACTTGCATGGAGAATAGTGGAAATACTTACTATAACAACATAGATCCTATTCtgcataataatatgtacaatAATATGGTACATAATAACGTGTATAATAATTCATACAATAGCTACAAAGGTTTTGATACGAAAACACTTGCTAACGGTAATATCAGTGGCAATATCAATAGTAATAGTTATGAAGGTAAGCAAAGGAAGAACCTGATAAATAACAATGCTTATAACGAAACATGTTACAAAGATAGCCAAGAAAATTctacaattataataaacaaaacaaaaataacgGCATGCAATAATACAAATTTGAATAATGAAACTAATTTATCTAATgataatatgttatataagaACAACAAGTATTATTCCCcaagaaatttaaaaaatgaaaaaatacaaagtGGAAGAGTTCTTACAGctgataaattaaaaaagcatAATAACGATGAATTGAACATCCCTTCAAAGATATTAGACCATTATTGTAAAAGTGAAAAAGAGTATAAGGAGAGTAATAATAGAGAACAGAATACAAACGAAGAGAAAGGAAGTACGTTGTACTACatgcataataataataatattaagaaaaatactGTGAATACAGGAAATGaacatacacacatgtatGATAATAGTTGCCATAATATATGTGAACAGAATTGTAGTAGCAGTAATTATAGCACATTCAAAACCTTAACGTCTTTTATTAGTCCACTGAAAGGATCATCTACAGAAGAAAGAGCAAGGGTTAAAAAACAGTTCGTTCAATATGATAAGGAGAAGAAGGAAAATGTCATTTTGGAAAAAA
- a CDS encoding pre-mRNA-splicing factor BUD31, whose protein sequence is MPRIRTMNSRKPPEGWNKVESFLDEMNKKMRSLENEDTSKKRKNEILWPIFQINHQTSRYIYELYYRKKEISKELYDYLVQEKYVDGALISKWRKQGYENLCCLKCIQISDSNFSNTCICRVPKRDIGNKVLQCVNCGCRGCASGDE, encoded by the exons ATGCCTCGTATTAGAACTATGAATTCAAGAAAACCACCTGAAGGATGGAATAAAGTAGAGTCGTTTTTAGatgaaatgaataaaaaaatgagaagcttagaaaatgaagatacatctaaaaaaaggaaaaatgaaattttatggcctatatttcaaataaatcATCAGACATCTCGTTAcatttatgaattatattacagaaagaaagaaatttcaa aAGAATTATACGATTATTTAGTCCAAGAAAAGTACGTTGATGGTGCTCTTATTTCTAAATGGAGAAAGCAAGGTTATGAAAATTTGTGCTGCTTAAAATGCATACAAATATCTGATAGTAACTTCAGCAATACTTGTATTTGTAGAGTACCAAAGAGAGATATAGGGAATAAG GTTTTGCAATGCGTAAATTGTGGTTGTAGAGGATGTGCTAGCGGAGATGAATAA
- a CDS encoding iron-sulfur cluster assembly protein SufA: protein MILAHFFLFLFLPAIKIGNAIRLTLFTSYIHSPNKFINNNKRLNYDKFNRKFVTRLGLVDESIKNNEHIIKLTDNAKNKIEQLVKEKEGKENLILKLSVKNGGCKGLQYKLNPIKKDEIEADDYIQQFEDLHFILSIEATSVIYIYNNILDYSNDLINGGFKFINPNATKKCGCGKSFNV from the exons ATGATACtagcacatttttttttgtttttgttccTTCCAGCAATAAAAATTGGAAACGCCATAAGACTTACCTTATTTACGTCCTATATACATTCTcctaataaatttataaataacaataaaagaTTAAATTACGATAAATTCAATAGAAAATTTGTTACCAGACTAGGACTTGTTGACGAGTCAATTAAAA ACAATgaacatataattaaactGACGGACAACGCcaaaaacaaaattgaa CAACtagtaaaagaaaaggaaggaaaagaaaactTAATATTAAAGCTTTCAGTAAAAAATGGAGGTTGTAAGGGCTTGCAGTACAAACTAAATCCCATCAAGAAG GACGAAATTGAAGCCGATGACTACATACAACAGTTCGAAGATTTACACTTCATTTTATCAATAGAAGCTACAAgcgttatttatatttacaacaATATATTAGATTACAGTAATGATTTAATAAACGGCGGATTTAa gttTATAAACCCAAATGCAACCAAAAAATGTGGATGTGGAAAATCCTTTAATGTGTAA
- a CDS encoding magnesium transporter NIPA encodes MDKFHIEKMLKLNSTANLVLGIFLTVIGSIFMAIANTFMKLGLSDSKKKKYMFTNYSCDMKWYIGFFVYCFGSFLHIIALGFAPASTLAPMNSFGLIANAVVANIYLNEKLGKIEIISTLGIFFGISICACASFLCDTKEEAHFNPLNIIESWRNPWYIFYIFVSIFLSFFTLIYLNHQENKIISENEEIYATKRYVELNIYDEKKENEGNNGTDELDGNVLGCSLNTKNLGESVNLYPKTIGLSYGFLAGLIGSQCVLEIKEIVAFLNIGLTNKHIYKTPLPHLCFIFLVISIYLQIHFLNLGLTRGDATLVVPTYYVFWTFFGTLGGLVKFNEIENFNFNSILLFIIGFVLTVLFISILAVQEIAFLRKYVDKEVPDISLENLDIHAQVLQNKKLSKQVILNMGLFPVSLLGTTVGRKKFRPLYERFRRTRSILSDTHIGDQHCEYSTDNTIYNAYTLPYDIYNTNKESFYSKKKINKYNDQKTENTYVF; translated from the coding sequence ATGGATAAGTTTCATATAGAAAAGATGCTAAAACTTAATAGCACAGCGAATTTAGTGTtaggaatatttttaaccGTAATTGGGTCCATATTTATGGCCATTGCAAATACGTTCATGAAACTAGGTTTAAGTGATTcaaagaagaagaaatacATGTTTACTAACTACTCGTGTGATATGAAATGGTATATTGGTTTTTTCGTTTACTGTTTTGGGTCCTTCTTACATATAATTGCACTTGGATTTGCCCCTGCTAGTACATTAGCACCAATGAATTCATTTGGTCTAATTGCGAATGCTGTAGTTGcaaatatttacttaaatgaaaaattgggaaaaatagaaataatatcAACGTTAGGTATATTTTTTGGAATAAGCATTTGTGCATGCGcttcttttttatgtgaTACAAAAGAAGAAGCACATTTTAAtccattaaatataattgaaaGCTGGAGGAACCCatggtatattttttatatttttgtttctatatttttatctttttttacgttaatttatttaaatcatcaagaaaataaaataatatcagaaaatgaagaaatttaTGCTACTAAAAGGTATGTGGAgttgaatatatatgatgaaaagaaagaaaatgaaGGAAATAATGGAACTGATGAACTTGATGGAAATGTATTGGGTTGTTCATTAAATACTAAAAATTTAGGTGAATCTGTAAATTTATATCCAAAAACTATAGGATTATCTTATGGTTTTTTAGCCGGTTTGATAGGATCACAATGTGTTTTagaaattaaagaaattgtagcttttttaaatattggtttaacaaataaacatatatataaaacaccTTTACCCCATTTgtgttttatatttcttgttatatccatatatttacaaatacattttttaaatttaggTTTAACAAGGGGAGATGCAACCCTAGTTGTACCCacttattatgtattttggACATTCTTTGGAACGTTAGGTGGTCTtgtaaaatttaatgaaattgaaaattttaattttaattctattctattatttataattggTTTTGTATTGACTgtgttatttatatctatattagCTGTACAAGAAATAGCATTTTTACGTAAATATGTGGACAAAGAAGTACCTGATATATCTTTAGAAAATTTAGATATTCATGCACAggttttacaaaataaaaaattatcaaaacaagttatattaaatatgggATTATTTCCTGTTTCATTGCTTGGTACAACAGTTGGACGGAAAAAATTTCGTCCATTATACGAGCGATTTAGGAGAACTAGGAGTATATTATCTGATACACATATAGGAGATCAGCACTGTGAATATTCAACTGAcaatactatatataatgcTTATACATTACCATATGATATATACAACACCAATAAAGAATCTTTttactcaaaaaaaaaaataaataaatacaatgaCCAGAAAACTGAAAATacttatgttttttaa
- a CDS encoding 50S ribosomal protein L17 — protein MKTCILFFFLCKNILAFILKKDVSRNCIINKINFKNTLNKRNSLLLVHKNSNFRKLGRPRAQRRALLRALTTSLLRHGKIVTTEAKAKEARKKVERIITYAKKHDNNRQYAYRLIANYVFDRELALNVVRQAPIKYKERNGGYTKIKLLPRSRKGDAARMATLELL, from the exons atgaagacttgtattttatttttttttttatgcaaaaaCATATTagcttttatattaaaaaaggatgTATCAAGAaattgtataataaataaaattaattttaaaaatactctaaacaaaagaaatagCTTATTATTAGTCCACAAAAACTCAAACTTCCGGAAATTAGGGAGACCGAGAGCCCAAAGGAGAGCCCTGCTTAGAGCCTTAACAACTAGT CTTCTAAGGCACGGAAAAATTGTAACAACAGAAGCAAAAGCAAAGGAGGCTAGAAAAAAAGTGGAAAGGATAATAACATATGCAAAAAAGCACGACAACAATCGACAGTATGCATATAGGTTAATAGCTAACTATGTGTTTGATAGAGAATTAGCCCTAAATGTAGTTAGGCAG GCCCCTATAAAATACAAGGAAAGAAATGGTGGatacacaaaaataaaacttttacCCAGAAGTAGAAAAGGAGATGCAGCAAGGATGGCTACGTTGGAACTTTTGTAG